The DNA sequence tatttccagacttagaagtgagatggcatagcctccgcttctgtgatttcaagtctgtacttgactacaattcagaagcacttcgtatcaagtctatgatggaattctggggACAGAAAATCACttatacgatgttgatcgagaaaactctctccaccttccccgtctctgcattgatgatagccaaaaactatcggattgatgtcaatgctagacgcatcacaagatttcatgagctaattggtgtcatgaacgtagctgaaaagcacgacaacatacttgtgaagaactataactctagtcCCGTgagaaccaagtcaattccgaagtctaattatagtcgcgcctctaagggaggacgcaaggagcgaaaccctaaaaatagggataattctggacgttctggtccatattctcaccctaaaaaggaaggaaaccgccaagatcggtgtgcacggaaccgtggaggtaaatgtgtgaagagagagattGGCCAAGCCTAGAGTAAAAGCAAAAAATAATGAAGTATGTGTTAAACAACGATAAACATGACTCGTGGTGGCCACTAttatggattcaaatttgctcaccatttttattttgtggtgatatcaccactcaATTAAAACTTGTCATGTCAtgtagaattaatttaatacttaaaatttattttcttaataaaacatcatgattaactataattatattttataacatatgacagttttatattgagtggtggtatcacaaCCAAAGTATTGGTGGTAAGCAAATTCGAATCCGACTATTATACCACTATTGTCAACAATCAAGGAACAAACTAATTCTCATATTGAAAATTGGAACTTGTACTAATTACCCTAACTTAGGCACCTATTAAATGTTAGGTTTAACTTAAAAAGTCACAGTACAATTGAGAATGAGTCACTCACTTATAATTTTATAGGATTTCTTCTCCAATAGTATGTGGTAGGCTAATTGACCAAAGCTGCAATTTTCAAATCCTTTAGTTCTTATATTGAAAGGGGTtgtcaaaaagaaagaagcgagcatttttttttcacatGAGGAACTTAAAATATCATCATTGTACCGATACAGTTCAAACTTAATCATCCATTAAGTGTTGGTTTTAACTCAAAAGGTCTCCGTCCAATTAGGTGTGAGCCACCCATTTTTATTTGTCGCTTGCCTACTGTAGGATCTTTTTTCTCCAACACAGTCTTCTCCATGACTGACGCTTTTGCCACATCATCCAAGCCCGAGAGAGGAAGGAGCTTGTAGcggtgcctttttttttttttgagtggctTCGATTTGGTGGTTAGTCAGTCACATATAAtgagattgagagaatgaatttctagatatttgattcatttcACAGTGGAGATATATAAAAAAGATTACAAAAATACAacaggtaagtactaactatGTAACAATtcaatatattctattcctaacGTTAAGCCATGACTCatgctaacactccccctcaagttggtgcatacacatcaaccatgcccaacttgcttagtgagtcataaaacgccttcctggaaactcctttggtaagtatatcttgGTTGTTCAgtcggaacaaaaggaaagctaataattttggcatctagcttctcctttataaagtgccgatcaacctccacatgcttactacgatcatgttgtactggattatgtgatatgtcaatggctgccttgttgtcacaatacaactgcatagtacttttgagtttgaaacccagatcacgtaacagattttttagccacaacaattcacacactctgtgagccatacctctatattcggcctcagcactagatcgtgccacaactttctgtttcttactcttccatgtaaccaaattatctcccacaaaggtaaagtaacctgatgttcaCTACAGGAAAACGAGTCATTTACGACGTGCCAAAAACGCCGTAAATGAAAATTTAAGACGTGCAAATCCGTGCAAAAGTGCGCCCTTATAGACCGCGTcgtaaaaaatgaaatttttttgtatttttacggcgtgcattatAACCCAAAAGCATGCCGTAAAATTTGGTATGCACACCGTAAATGACCTTAAAGCAGGCCGTTAAACTTGTTATGCACGCTGTAAATGACCATAAAGCATGCCGTAAATTTTAGTTTAAGGCATGctttgcacgccgtaaattcaatttttttaaaataaaaaaaataaaaatatattcgTCGTTGTTCCAATGTCACCCAaaaattttataaataaaaacGAATAACAAATATGTCTAATTCTTTGCTTGTTGCAATTTCATAAGAGAACCTTCACTTGTATAAAAAGTTAAGCAGTATACAAACAAATGCTGTGGAAGCAATCACAAATGAAGCTTATAGCAAAACCAATACAAATAAAATGAACCTAAAGTGGTAGTGTAAAGCCACTGGGGTGGATTGCCTCAAAACATTCACTGCACATTGCCACATTCCACTTCAAATACATCTTGTTTCTTGCAAACAGGGCACTGAGGGCACTCATCAGACGCAAGGGAGGCGCTCTGGACGTGAAGCCATTTGTAGATGCAAGGCCAGCAGTACAGATGGCCACAGAGGGTGACCACTGGCTCGTGTGCAAAATCTGAGCAGATGTTGCAGTCAAAGCCGCCTTTAGAATTTTCAGAATCTGCTGTTGCACCTAAGATGGACTTCCATTCACGTGCACAGTACTGCTGCATTTCCATCTTTCTGCTCTTCCAATTTGATTCTTCCACCTGAGATAAGATATGAAACCAGTTAATACCAGACTCTTAAGCGACCTGATCTCATTAGCTTATTATGAAATCCTCCACCATCAACTATAAACCATTCTTGATTCGTTCTTTAGTTCAAAGTTCCAAAGTCCGAACATATAAATATAACCACGAACCTCAAAATTCAGAACAAAACAGTTACTGAATTAGAGATCAAACTAACAATCTTTCCACAAGCAAAACACGATTTCAGCACATTCCACTTGAAAGACATTTTGTTTCTTAAGAGACCAGCTTCACTTTGGATCATGATAAATTTCAACACTTACAGATGCCTCTTGTGTCCCCATTGAAGTTGGAACTGGGCAATATTGAATAAGACATTAATAAATAGATGGTCATAAGTCTGCTAAGTTATCAACACATACATCCTAGAATGAAGATAAATTCCTAGAATTTCTAATGAGTTAACAGCTCTACTAAGAgtcttagatttttttttttcctaagttCATAATTAAAAGCTTTACCGAGCAAGTCTTAGCTTAGAAGCCTAGATACCTGAAAACGATATCTGCTGTACCAAGTTGCAAAGGTAAGTCATTCACCTCTAAAAGTGTCATTCCCCTTTACATCATTTAGCATTCCAGATTTCAGCATTTTATCATATAGCTCCTTCACAGCCTCTGCACTTAACAGAAACAGAGATTACTTCCACCTGAACGTAAACAACAATATTGAGCAATATACGCCAATTCAAAGCTACAATATACCACATTCTACATGGTGTCTCTGAAGTCTAAACTCAATGGTGCACAAGAACAATTAGATGGTTGCAATACACTATATTTCCTGGAAATAGTTTCATGGTTATTGGCCAAAGCATCAAGTTCtgtagagaaaagagagagagagagagagagagagagagagaaacagggGCACATAATAGAGTGCATTGATAATAAGAGCTAGTTACCTTGACAATGAGGAGGCTATACAATCTGGAATACGCTCAGAAGATGGGGAGAAGCAATACACTTGTCTGTTAGCGGTGTGTTTCTTCAAAGCATATCTTGCAGGACCCCAAAAATTTTAAGGGTAACAATAGGTGGAATGCAATATATACACTTAAATTTTAAGGAGGGATTGTTCGATACAACTGCTTCTGGCTTTAATGAAAGTGCACCAGCTCTGCTGTGGGAAGGAGTTATCGAGCATGCCTGTAACACTGGTACAAATGATCACATTACAAATCTGGCCTATACATAGTTAAAAGGATGCAATAGCATTATATTCCAGTATGTAATAGAACAAGGTTCTTATAATCATGCATGcttccaaagtccaaacatAAAGAACGCGGATAAAAGCTTAAAGTTTCAACACTAGTATTTGCTGGATATTATATAATTCAAGCATATTTGAGTATGTTCTTATAATCATGCATGCTTATAAAGTCCAAACATAAAGAACCCGGATAAAACCTTAAAGTTTCAACACATGTATTTGCTGGATATTATATAATTCAAGCATATTTGAGTATGTTCTTATAATCATGCATGcttccaaagtccaaacatAAAAGAACCCGGATAAAAGCTTAAAGTTCCAACACAAGTATTTGTTGGATATTATATAATTCAAGCATATTTAAGTCCTAACTATATTGTTCTGTTTCTGAGACGGAAAAGGGGTGAGCAACTGAGCACAAGTTATACCTGACCATTAAGCTCTTGCTGTTTGCCTTTTATCATGCCAACCTGCTTCTTACCACCACTCTCATTATCATTGTGCTTCCCACCTCCACTAGAATTGTGAGTTAGCTTTTGAATTTAATGTTGAAAAACCTTGCATATACCTAGATGCAATAGCTGCCTTTTCCTCTTTAATAACAATCTTTTGTCTCGAGGTTTCTTCTTTAGCAACGGAGGACTCCCTTGATTTCAAACTATTGCTTCCTGCATGATCATCAGCTTGGACTGGACCCTCTGATGGCTCCACCATTTGATCTAATTTAAAATCCCTCCTTAAATTTTAAGTGTATATATTGCATTCAACTCCTTTGATCTAATTTAAAATCCCTCCTTAAACCTTAAATAACCACTCTTCGATTTGACTGTTCTTGTTTATAGTAAGGAAATCTACAATGAAATATCTCATATATATAACTCAAATTTGTATAAAGCAGTCCACAAGTACACAGAAATAGAAAACTGGACATAGAAGATTAATGGCAAGAGCTCGTAATTCATTTCTACCGTACCTTCTTGGTGCAGTTGCCAGATGTAGATCCTTGTGTCCTGAATCTTCAACATCTCCCGCATTGATTCCCTGAGCAATCATTGCACATAAATCTCATCGCTCCATTAGAACTTCGATTTAGTCACTTCTGAAGCAATTTTCACTTGAAATTTACTTCTAATCATAGAATTGGGAGCAAACACACTCAATTCCGGCGAGAAGTCGAGAAAAAACTAAGAAAATCGATCGGAAATTTGAAAATTAACTGAAATCAATTACCAGAGCAAACGTTTGTGAAGCTTACTCTTATCGATCGATTCGAAGAGGTGATGAAACGGAAACGGGAAGCACTTGGGCAACGCGAGTGGTGAAATTCTTGAGCTCCTCGATGACGCTGTTGAAGGTGGTCCCGCCGGAGAAAACGAAGAAGGAAGGCTGGGAGGCGGGGAAACGGTTGCgagtggaggaggaggagcagcgGCAGTGGTGAGGGTAGGGCTGGGATTTGGAACCGTAAAACCGATggaaccgcaccgaaccgcaccgaaagtctcggttcggttcggtttggtTCTACAACATAtgtatacaattttttttcggttcggttcctAGAGTCATATTATCGGTTCGGTTCCGGTTCTTGTTTTTAAAACATCCTTGGAACCGAATTACACATGTCACTATATAAGTGGACATTAGTGGTGAGCTTATTTCTGTAAAATAGACCCTTTCTCATGTGATTGGGCCTTCCAAATGCAATCAGAGCCTTCCATCTCTTCTCATAATATCCTAACCGTTCGATCAAAACCCTATCTAACTTATCTCTTCGACTCTCCCGAGTTCCCTcaaactctcactctctctgtctctcgaAACACAGACGGCGCTCGGGCCGCTCTCTCATCATACATCGATCAATCGGATTCAATCCAGTCATCCGGTCCTCGTCGTCGTCCAGTCGTCCTCGTCGTCCAGTCGTCCTCGTCGTCGTCCAGTCGTCCTCGTCCTCGTCCAGTCGTCCTCGTCGCTCCTGCTGCTCATCCAGTCGTCCTCGGCTCGATTGTAATAGAAGATCGAAACCCAGACGACCTCCGTCGAAACCCAGACGTCCTCCGGTCTCCGCCTAGGTAtctcactatctctctctccctctccgagCCCCGCTCCTCCTTATGAGTTTCTGAGTTTCTCTTCTGAGTTTCTGAAGTCGCAGAATACCAACTAATCTGTGGGTTCAATACTTGGATTTCCATTTAATCTTGTGGGAAATACTTCGATTTTGAATGGGTATGGTTGACTAGGTTGATTCGGCCGAGTTGGGAAGATAGTGTTCTatggttgaattttttttgcAGACTTCATgtgtttgtgattttgtttgatgGGTTTAATTACTCTTCTATGGTTTTGGTATTCATGTGATTGTATTTAGTGTTTCAGTTTTGATGCAATAAATTGTAGTTGTCATTGTAGTTCCCTTGATCAGTGGTTACAAGAATAACAGAGGAGCTATACttccattttgtttttctttgtttactgGAGTTTCACTTGGTTATATTGGCTGTAGTGTTGGTTTTGTAGGTTTTCGGCCTATTGATGATGAGAATTTGAAAACTTTGAGATAGTACTGTTACTGTTTTAGAAGAtgagaaatttggttttggaaatgGATGAGAAGTTGCTTCGTGAGGGTCTGTGTGGTTGAGTGGAATTGCAGTGGCGGTTTGGATTCGTAGATGATTGTGTTTGTTAATGTGTGAACTTGTATTTGTGATTTCACTGATTTGTGTGGAAACTGGACATAAAACCACTATACCAGTCCATTCCCTTGAGCTTGTACAAATGATCAAAATAGGTTCTTTAGTGTATAGAAAGCAATGTTAAATAGCAGATAACCTGAGTGTATAACCTGAGTGTATAGCAATGTTAAATAGCAGATAACCTGTGTAGTTTTGTAGTTCTGATGTGTGGGGATGGGATGTGTAGTTGCTTTCTGATGTGTAGTTGATTGTGATTGAAAGTTAAGAGATGTGTAGTTTAGAAAGCAATGTTAAATAGCAGATAACCTGAGTGTATAGAAAGCAATGTTAAATAGCAGATAACCTGAGTGTATAGCAATGTTAAATAGCAGATAACCTGTGTAGTTTTGTAGTTCTGATGTGTGGGGCTGGGATGTGTAGTTGCTTTCTGAATTTCTATCGCCAAGTAAAGCGTCTTAGGAATTTCTATCGCCTATTAGGAATTTGGCTTGTATATTGAAGCAATTAAATTGTTATAGAAGGAGGATAAAATCCATCTGCAAAATTGCTCTTTATAAAGAAACTGTCTGAATCGGTAAATGTGGGTGGGATAATGGGAAATGTAGCctttttttctacttttttgAAATTACCCCATTGTGTTGAAAAAAGGCTATATTTTGAGTAAACAAAACTTTAGTGAAACCTGTGACACTAAATGACCAGTTTTAGAGAGAAAGTCTCATTATTTGTGTTTATTTGTTTAACTAATATAACATTCTCTTCATTGTAGATATTGAGGAAAATTTGTTGGTACTTGGTTCTGTCACCATACGATCCAATGCAGTCAAGCCTTCTTAATTCTACCCTGGAGGATATGAATCTTTCAGCAATGCATATACTAATCAGGTctgttttaaacttttaatttgGCCTTGCTTTTTAGTTAATTTGGTGTCCTGTGTTTACAATTTAGCTAATTTGGTCATGTTTATCCGGATTGGCAGGAAATCTTGACCTACAGATTGCTTCTTGCTTACTGCCTTGGAGTTGGAGATCTAATTCCATGTCCGAAGCATCTCCTAGCTCCTCTGACCCATCCGCTTCCAATTTTGAACCAGCCGCTTCTAATGAAATTGTGGTTGCAAACAACAACCCTGAAACATCTCAACAAGCAGCCAACAGCACTGTTCCAACTTCCAGTAAACCAACAAAAGCTTCTACTGCTCGGAGCTCTGTTgccaagagaagaagaggagagaagaagaaacccAAGCAGAGGTCGGATGTCTGGGATCACTTCACGAAGGAGGATCATCCTTTGATTGAGACTGTTGATGGAGTAGAGAAAGTGGTTGGCCATACTAAGAGGGCTCAATGTAAGTACTGTACAACTCATTTAGCATGCAATTCATATGAAAATGGCACATCTTCTCTTAGGAAACACATTGAGCTAGTGTGTAAGAAATACCCTGGTAGAGTTAATATAgaatctagccaacaagttttgACTAGTGATGGAAAAAGAGGTCAGAGTAGTTTGGTTAGTGTGAATTGGTCACAAGATAATTGTGTGGAAGCTGCAACTCATATGATAGTTGTCGATGAGCTACCATTCAGTTTTATTGAAAAACCGGGGtttaattatttttgtagtGTTGCTGTACCCTTGTTTAAAGTCCCAGGTAGGAAAGCCATAGTCAAAACCTTTCTAGGCATGTATGATGCCAAGAAGGAGGAGTTGAGGAGGGAATTGAAGTCACATTGTGTTTGTTTGACAACAGACACTTGGACTTCTTGTCAGAATATAAACTACATGGTGATTACTGCCCATTTTATTGATCGGGGATGGCAGATGCACAAAAGAGTGCTTGCTTTTTGTGTGGTTCCAAACCACCAAGGTGTAACCATAGGAAAAATCTTAGAGAAGTGTTTGATTGATTGGTCAATAGAGAAGGTTTTAACAATTTCTGTTGACAATGCCTCTGCCAACAAGCATGCCATTGATTATGTTAGGAAGAAAATGTGCAATTGGGACATAAAACCAATCTTTGAAGGTAAGTTTATGCATGTGAGATGTTTGGCTCACATTGTAAACCTAATTGTGAAGAGTGGACTGAATATGATGGAGAGGTCAGTGTCTAGTATAAGGAATGCTGTGAGATATGTTAGAAGTTCGGGTGCTAGGTTAGATGAATTTAAAAGCTGTGTAGAGCAGGAGAAAGTTGAATGCAATAAGATTTGTATCTTAGATGTTCcaacaaggtggaattccacctttcTTATGTTGGACACAGCTTTGGAGTTGAAAAAAGCATTTGATAGATTGAAGGATGAGGAGGATTCAAGGTACAAAAGCTACTTTGAGTTTGCAGTTTATGCATGTGAAACTTTTGATTGTTTGTGTTTGATAGTTTGagagttttgaacttttgattgtTGGATAGTTTAATGCTTTCATCACTTTCATGCTTTGACAGTTTGGGAGTTTGCAGGAAATTGTTAATTTgctatgttgatgttgattgttaAATATGTATATTGTAGATACTGTATTGAGTTTGAATTAGTGAATAAATTGTGATatattgaatcatttgaatGTATGTATGGAAATCAGGAAAAGTGAAAACTAGAAAGTAGAAACAGCTGAAAAGCAGTGTTTCTATATGGAAAAACCAAGGAACCGAACTTGGAACCGATCCGAGtttggaaccgaaaaaccgaTAATGGAACCGATCTGGAATGGAACCGGAAACCCGAGGAACCGAACTTGGAACCGATCCGAGtttggaaccgaaaaaccgagaATGAGACCGATCTGGAatggaaccgaaaaaccgaggaaccgaccCGATAATGGTCGGTTCGGTTCTGCATCGGTTCTTCATACAAAAAACATCAAACCCGAACCGAAAATCAGTTATCGGTTTCGGTTCCGGGTTCAGTCTTTGACATTGAAAAACCGACCCGAGTCCAGCCCTAGGTGAGGGGTTTGGGAGCGGAGGAGAttttgagtgagagagagagagagagtctctgAGACCAAAAATTTTGGGGCTTTCGCGGAATCACAGCATGCGCTCTGCCTTTAATAAAAACAATATTGGCAGTTTAATGGCGCGCATACAACGCACGCCGTAAAATATGTAATTAAAATATATCAATCACGACGTGCTTTTATTATTCGTCGTAAATAATACACTTTTACGGCGCGCATtcaatgcacgccgtaaattatGTGTCGTGAATAATCAGTTTTCCTGTAGTggttgacctcctgtctgtaataCTTCCAGCCCAATGTGCATCTgtaaagccacaaacctcaaggatgttgttgtgtttagaaaacaatactccccttcctggagctgacttcaggtactttaaaattctcataacagcatccatatgactttcactcgggttatgcataaactgactcaccacactcactacatatgcaacatctggtctagtatgagccaaataaatcaagcgcccaactaacctctgatagcgagctcgatcagtaggtacctgatctggatactcagctaaacaatgattctgctcaataggagtatcaataggtctgcaatccaataAATCTGTCTCTGTTAGCAAGTCAACAACGTACTTCCTCTAGCACAGgtagatcccttctctccccctggctacctcaattcctaagaagtacttaagttcacccaagccTTTCATCTCGAACTCAGAGTCTAGTTGTCTCTTCATTCTATCCATCTTAACAGTATCATTGCCGGTGATTACcctatcatccacataaataattagagttgttaccttcccttgttggtgtttgagaaacaaggtatgatctgagttactctgtttgtaaccaaccttccgcatgaactgtgaaaatctcccaaaccaagcacgaggcaactgtttaagaccatacagagactttctcaatttgcatacaaaatcaccaggagaagcaactacatacccaggtggaactGATTGAAACTACATGTTCAATGATTGAAACTGGTGTCTGGATGTCTGAAGCTTTTGCTTCTGGAAGTGATGAGCCAATGCtctcaactggatccgtcaaaatacctcaTGCCTGTGCAACTTCTTCTCCactttctgattcctccccctctccatgatacaactcttcaaaatatgaagtcTCCCCCTAAAGAGCTGTATCTGAGGAGGAAAAATAACTTATGTCCTCAAAGAAAATAACATctatagtgacatagtactttctggttggtggatgatagcacttgtaccctttctgataacctccgtagcccacaaacacacacttaagcgctcgggcatccaacttagactgCTGGTTTTTAGGAATATGGACAAAAACAACACAGCCAAAGACAcaagctggaagattatgaaatgaaggtaaggaaacataagatgcaagaacctcaaatggaatttttccctgaaggagactagatggaagacgattgataagatgggaggaagcgtGAATGACATCgtcccaaagatacttaggcatatgaacactaaagagaagggcacgagccatatcaagtaaatgacggttttttctttcagacactccattttgctatagtgtttgtggacatgtggtttggtgaacaatcccatgggtgttgaaaaactcttggaaaacatgattaacatattctcccccattgtcagaatgaaggactttaatggtgctatggtattgtgtttgaacaagagtacgaaaattttgaaaagctagaaagacttcatctttggttttaagcagagaaacccatgacaatctcgtacaatcatcaataaacaacacaaaatatctcacACCAGACATAGTAGGGTCTCTAGAAggcccccaaacatcagaatgaatcaactcaaaaggaataacacttttattagaaatactaggagaataagtagcacgatgacttttGGCCAAGaaacatgtttcacaatgtaaagcaaactcatccacaccaataaacagaataggcatggtttttctcataagactaaaagaaggatgccctaaacggcgatgccacaaccaaatttcacttagcttatcagaatttgaagtcaaagcggcgcgggattgtgctcctggtttctcccttgcgtatgtctgatccagatagAACAACtggcccctcagatacccccgaccaatTAACTCTCTGGTGAAAAGATCCTAAAAAATCACaaacataggataaaaggtagCGGaacatttagactcagtattcaactgtggaacagatatcaagtgatgagacaagtcaggcacatataacacattatgaagttctaaagtgggagtaatacgcactgaccctgaccctaacacaggaaaagcctcaccattggcattggtgacataggacactggtggggtagacaattcagtaaaatatgatttaacaaaagtcatatggtcagaggcaccagaatcaataatccatgtatcagaaccaacaaagttagaaacctttaaagccataccaatcatACCACGACCAACTATAATGGCTGTAGGAATAGccccacctgctgtatgatgatcctgTCCAGCCACTCACTACTACAAAAtatgcatcacacaacacctATCAGACAAGAGATTAAAAATTGACTGTTGTCTGATAACGTGAATTCCATCCTACAACgctattaatgaagttctgttgtgggaatactactaaattaagaactttttcttcagagttctatcacacaacacaattatgcatgttcCGTTATCTGAATGATACAAAATTTAGCGGCATATGTCCCGCCATCACTGAGCTCAAAATTCCCACCCACcaatttaatcacacaacacaattatgcatgttctgttgtgtgaatattgcAAGATACAACAGTATTGctatttctgttgtatgattagaGCTGGGCGCCAAATTTTGCTCCAAATTTCGACTAGGCGCCAATGTTGTAAAAAGTTGGCACCTTCTACTAGGTATATCAAGTGAATGATATAACAAATGGTACAACAGAATGTAGacattctgttgtgtgaaggctCAAATCTATTTGAATTGCTCCCTCCAAACCGAGCTAGCTAGGCAGCCAAATTTCCCTCTCTACTTTGACATTATATACTCTTGTACGACAGTTGTTTcattatctgttgtgtgatgaactTAATTCTTTTATGACAAATTTATTCTCACCAGCCAAGCAAAGCAAATATCTATGACATTATCTGTTACCAAACCCAGCAAATATTCTCACCAGCCAAACCTACCGAGCAAACTgtcgagagaaagaaaaaaagaacccgGCCACTATCAgaactctcactctcaatcCCTCTTTCCCCTCTCGATCACTATCACTCTATCACTCTATCACTCTCAATCACTCTTTCCCCTATCATTCTGTATATgtttcgaaaaccctaaaaatctACTCCGCCTCTCTCCCAGTCCCTCATCTCTCCCAGTCCCTAACTCTATCGACTCCGCCTCTCTCCCAGTCCCTCATCTCTCCCAGTCCCTAACTCTATCGACTCCTCTCTATCTCATTCCGCCTCCCAGTCCGGCAGTCCTTCACTCTGTCCCGATCGCAATTCAACCTCAGCCCGACTGCCTGCCCTGACCCCGATCGCGATTCGATCGCTCTCTGTGCTTCCTGCATCGCTGATCGATCTCCAGGTTTGATCTCCACCTTGGGCTTTCATTTCTGCTTGTATTATTTGATGGTTGAGTTTTGGGAAGGATATATAATCTCTAATTTGATCGATTCTCTAACTTAGGTGTTAGTATTCTTGATAATCTGCTTGTATTATCTGATTTTGTTGGCTGCTAGCTTCAGTAGCTTGTGTTTCTTTCATTTGAATTATGGGTTTTGTAATTTGTACAACCGGGTACCGTAAACTACCTTGGTGTTCTGGCATGTTCCAACTTTTGTTTATGAAGGAGTGATAGGTTTAGTTCTTTGATGCAATTTCAGCTATTGTTGTTTTGCTCCACGATTCAAGGTTTGTTTGA is a window from the Rosa chinensis cultivar Old Blush chromosome 2, RchiOBHm-V2, whole genome shotgun sequence genome containing:
- the LOC112187950 gene encoding LON peptidase N-terminal domain and RING finger protein 3 isoform X1, translated to MTYLCNLVQQISFSVPTSMGTQEASWNVLKSCFACGKIVEESNWKSRKMEMQQYCAREWKSILGATADSENSKGGFDCNICSDFAHEPVVTLCGHLYCWPCIYKWLHVQSASLASDECPQCPVIASTAFVCILLNFLYK
- the LOC112187950 gene encoding E3 ubiquitin-protein ligase RMA1H1 isoform X3; amino-acid sequence: MTYLCNLVQQISFSVPTSMGTQEASVEESNWKSRKMEMQQYCAREWKSILGATADSENSKGGFDCNICSDFAHEPVVTLCGHLYCWPCIYKWLHVQSASLASDECPQCPVIASTAFVCILLNFLYK
- the LOC112187950 gene encoding LON peptidase N-terminal domain and RING finger protein 3 isoform X2, with translation MTYLCNLVQQISFSVPTSMGTQEASWNVLKSCFACGKIVEESNWKSRKMEMQQYCAREWKSILGATADSENSKGGFDCNICSDFAHEPVVTLCGHLYCWPCIYKWLHVQSASLASDECPQCPVCKKQDVFEVECGNVQ